In Terriglobales bacterium, the genomic stretch CCTGCATTGCCCAAATGCCAACTGCGATAACTAGAACGGCAAAGACAATCACTAAAAAACGATTTCGAAGTGCGAACTCAACGACCCTGTTCATGGAGGTTTATTCCTCCCCGCCGATGAGTTCACGCATGAGGGCGCTCTTGACGTAGAAGCTGCCTTTTGTGACCACCTGTTCTCCACCCTTTAAACCGGACCTGACCTCAACCAGGTCGGGTGTTCGCTCGCCTACCTCAACGACTCTTTTCTCAAACTTAGTTGGTTCAGTTCGGACGAAGACTACGGTCTGGCCATTGATGTCCTGCAGAGCCGTAGCTGGAACAGTGATACCCGTTTTGGATTCCTTCGTTGGTACCGTGACCGTGGCAAACATCTCCAGTTTCAGACGGCCGTCTGAATTGGGGAGAACACAGCGGAGCTTGGCAGTGCGAGAGGAAGGATCCAAGGCATCGCTCAGGTAAGCTATCTTGCCGCGGAAGACTTCGTCGGGATAGGAGGCGAGCTTTACGTCGCATTCGCCGCCCCGAGCGACGTATTGGATGTCTTTTTCGTAAACATCGGCAAGCGCCCATACCGTGCTGGTATCCACCACGGTGAAGAGTTCTTTATCGCGTCCGACTACTTCGCCTCTGGAGACATCGTACTTGGTTACAACTCCCGAAAGTGGCGTACGAACCGTATTGTGAGAAGCCGTCCGATGGATTGCGTGCCCGGGGCTGTTCAGTTGCTTAATGTCGGCATCGGTAAGACCAAAACGGTGCAGCCTTTCTTCCGACCTCGACAGTTCCGCGCGTCGGCTGTCCACTTCGGCCGTCGCTTGCTGGTACTCGGCTCGCCGAAGCTCCAACTCTCGAGGAGAAATCGCTTCCACTGCGATCAGGGAATGCGCTCGGTCAAGGGACTTCCGCGCGACGTCCTGTTGGGCAAGAGCCTTGTCCACGCCCCCTGCCAGGTTCTTGTATTCCCCGACCGATTCCCCAAGCTCAATGCTGTCGTAGATCAGCAGCGGCTGACCTTTCTTTACCCGGTCCCCTAGCTGGACGAAAACATCCTCGATCACGCCCTGCGAGAGCGGAACGATATGCGATACGCGCGACTCATCGGGCGAGATGACTCCGGTTGTGGTTACGACCTGTTGAACTTTTCGTTCGGCGGCTTGCGAAAACTCGATGCCTCCCGCGTTCTGTGCATCCGCTGGGATCTCCACAATGTTGGGATCCGTCTTTGCTTCAGCAACTTCGGCTGCTGGCTTTCGCGAACGCACAAACATAACGACGGCGACGATGATTGCAATGACGACAATACCGGCAATGAACGCCCTCTTATTCACGCTAAAATTCCTTTCCTACGGAAGCTTCCAACTGGAAGGCAGCGATTCTGTAATCGAACTGCGCCTGGTTATAGGAACGAAGGGTTTCGCGATAAACGCGCTCCGAATCAAGCAAACCAATCAGATCCAACGCACCTAGCCGATACGACTCCTGCGCGATCTCGTGCGTCTTCCTCGCAACCGGGACGTATTCCTTTTCCAATGCACCGAGACGCTCCGCTTGTGTTTGCAGCGCTTGGTATCCCTGTTGGACCTCGCGGCGGACGGCCAGCAGCGTTCGGGTCACTTCATAGCGTTGCTGCTCTACTTGGGCTGTGGCTCTACCGATTCCGCCTTGATTGCGATTGAAGAATGGCAGCGGTACAGCGATTCCAAATACAGCAGTGTTCAAGCCGAAGTCGCGTTTATATCCGAAGGAAGGTGTAATGTTGGGTACAGCTTCCGCCCGTTGCAGTTCGACTTCTCGGCGATTGCGTTCGAGTCGTTGCTGTGCGGCCAGCAAATCGGGGCGGCTTTGAAGTGCCTGCTGCAGTAGCTCGCTGAGTTGAACTGGTTGGATCGTCGTTCCTAATGGCTCGGTGACGTCGAATGCCGAAGTGAGGTCGGATGCGCCCACAACTTCGAGCAGAGCAGTCTTCGCGTTTCTGAGCTGGAGATTGGAATCAAGGACGTCCGTATAAAAGCGAAGCCTCTCCGCCCTGATACGGTTCATCTCCAATCCGGACAATTCCCCTTCCTTAAAACGGGCCTCGTTAAGCCGGATAACATCGTCGAACTGTTTCAGAATTTCCTGCGCGAGTGAGAGCTGCGCTTTTGCAAGAACAACTGCAAAGTATCGCCGCTTGGTTTCGAGCCTTACCTCTCGCTCAGTGTTCTGAACATCTGATCCTGTCGCGGTGAGATCTTGTTGCGCAACGCGTGTGCGCTTTGATCTTTTCCCGGCCGTTTCAATTGTTTGCCCGGCGCGAAACGTAAGCTCCTGGTTGTTCCAAAAGGATCCCGGATTGGACTCGAACAGAGGATAGCTTTCCGAATTGATATCAAATTCCGGATTCGGAAGTTGCTTGGCCTGGCGCAAGTTTGCATTTGCGATCGGCACATTCTGGCGGTCGCGCAGCATGATTGGGTTGTTCTTCATTGCAAGTTGCAGGGCCTCCTCAAGCGTGAGCTGTTGGGGAACTGCAACTTGATCCTGAGCGAAGGCTCCAGCGGGCACGATCAGCAGCAGGAATATAATGGTCAGACATCTCCCTATACAGGGCAGGACTTTCAGGGTCATTTCGACCGCTCCTCAAAAAAACCTGTTGGTAGTAGAAAATCGCGAAGTTGGAACAGAGCCTCTGCCCACCGCCTGTTGGTTTCACCATGTGAAGCACCAACAATGGCTGCCACCCACGGCGTCGGAATGGACAGGGCCGCATGGAGGATGAAGATAGCCCGATCAACCTCTGCTAGACGAAGGATGGAAGAGTGCAGAGCATCTTGAGTTGTCAGGCGGGCTCGACGCGTTCTGCATCGCGTAAAAGCATCACGCAGTAGCTGAACTGGCTTTCCCTCAGGGATGTTGGTAGCTACGCTCGGTGATTGGCCGAACGTGTCGATTGTTACTTCCTCTGCCAGGCTTCGATCGCCGAGGAATAGCTCGCAAAATCGAAGCACTGTTGTGGCCCAGTGACGTATACGCTCGACTGATCCAGCCCCGGCGCTTGTCCCTGTTGAGTCTGCCAAACGACGCAGGATCATCTCGCCTCCCGAAATTGAGAGGGAGGCACGGCGGGCCTTGCTGGGTTTAGTAGCGTGCGCAGCTCTTCCAGAGCGTCAAAGCAGAGACGTCGGAGTTGGCCCTGATCAAGGCCGGTTATCTCTCCGATCGTTGCCATATCCAGAGACAAACCGCGGAAGAGCACAATTACGGCACGTCTGCGCGGCTCGAGCTGAGTCACGGCTCTTATTACCGGATCGGTGATTCGGGACGGCAAGACATGCGCTGCCACGGCTTTCTGCAAGGCCCGTCGCAACAACGGAATCCGAGCGTCAGGGTTCGAGGATGTGCCGGAACCATGTATGTGTTCCGCTAACGTGTCGATCGTCAGAGCTTCCGCTGCTGCCTGATCGCCTACAAACATCTGGAAGAATCGCAGTACGGTCGGAGCCGAGTTCAAAGAGAACTGTTCCGCGTCCGCGATGGCGCGCTTCTTGAAGAACATAGGATTTAGTCCGCGGTGAAAAAAGTCCTGGTGCGACCTTCAACGGAGAGTTCCCGAGGAGGTCAGGACGGGGGCAGACTAAGCGCGAGGAGGGTGATAATGAGGTTCCGCGTATTCCGAAAGATGAAGGATTGGATCCGGCGCAACGTCTTCGGGGCGGCTCGCAATCGTTGACAACTCAAAATGCGGCGTGAGTGAAACGTGAGAGCAGCAACAGAAGCAATCGTCCTCGTTTGAAGGAGATGCTGGTTGCG encodes the following:
- a CDS encoding TolC family protein, whose protein sequence is MTLKVLPCIGRCLTIIFLLLIVPAGAFAQDQVAVPQQLTLEEALQLAMKNNPIMLRDRQNVPIANANLRQAKQLPNPEFDINSESYPLFESNPGSFWNNQELTFRAGQTIETAGKRSKRTRVAQQDLTATGSDVQNTEREVRLETKRRYFAVVLAKAQLSLAQEILKQFDDVIRLNEARFKEGELSGLEMNRIRAERLRFYTDVLDSNLQLRNAKTALLEVVGASDLTSAFDVTEPLGTTIQPVQLSELLQQALQSRPDLLAAQQRLERNRREVELQRAEAVPNITPSFGYKRDFGLNTAVFGIAVPLPFFNRNQGGIGRATAQVEQQRYEVTRTLLAVRREVQQGYQALQTQAERLGALEKEYVPVARKTHEIAQESYRLGALDLIGLLDSERVYRETLRSYNQAQFDYRIAAFQLEASVGKEF
- a CDS encoding efflux RND transporter periplasmic adaptor subunit, yielding MNKRAFIAGIVVIAIIVAVVMFVRSRKPAAEVAEAKTDPNIVEIPADAQNAGGIEFSQAAERKVQQVVTTTGVISPDESRVSHIVPLSQGVIEDVFVQLGDRVKKGQPLLIYDSIELGESVGEYKNLAGGVDKALAQQDVARKSLDRAHSLIAVEAISPRELELRRAEYQQATAEVDSRRAELSRSEERLHRFGLTDADIKQLNSPGHAIHRTASHNTVRTPLSGVVTKYDVSRGEVVGRDKELFTVVDTSTVWALADVYEKDIQYVARGGECDVKLASYPDEVFRGKIAYLSDALDPSSRTAKLRCVLPNSDGRLKLEMFATVTVPTKESKTGITVPATALQDINGQTVVFVRTEPTKFEKRVVEVGERTPDLVEVRSGLKGGEQVVTKGSFYVKSALMRELIGGEE